AAGATCAATAcatattacaaaaaaaaaaaataatctaAGCCTTTACACGTCTCTTTATTTCATAATATTCCTTAATACCCTCGTGctttttaaattttcatcTATAACTTGAAATCCACATTTAATTTGGCTCCCTTTTTTTGACTCTGTTAGATGAGGTCttgaaatataaaaaaaaaagtctaTTATATATgactaataataattataaagtATTTACTTACAATTGTTAGTTGGTTATTTACAAAGGTTGTTGTatttttggtgttggtgaAAGCTTGGCGAAAAAGTTGCcgaaaaaattacaaaactTGAACCAAACTTCTCTAGAAACTTCCTGAACGACGATGTTCCTATCTAATGTAGTTAAAAATAGATGCAAGTATTACCCACTACAATAATTGAAGCTCAATTAGCCTTTCAATTcaccaacaaattgattaattcaACGTAACTACAGTTTAGTTTTCCccagatttttttttattgttagtCAAACCTTATGTTTGTTGTAGTATTTGGGCACCAAACCTTTTGTTATAAACTTGATCAATTCGTAATGGATACAGCTTTCGTTAGGGGGTTTCATCAAATAGCAATCCTATACATTGGAATTCACGGATTATAGAAGCTAATGAGCAATACACCAGTTGTCGCATATACGGAACTATTTCTCTATGCGTTTAAAACGCTGACATAAGTAAACAGTTTTGTGTCAAAAAATACCTGTCTCGAAATCAACTAAATTCGTTTAAAAGGGGGTTAACTAGTAAATTTCACAGTCTGATGAAAGTTCAACTTCAATGAATCAACAATTCTATTCAGATTGTGTTGAATCATCAAAATGAATTCTACACTCTGTATcgttattgtttttttcaagtttcaAAACTAGTAATATACAAAATTCGAATTCTAGTTGTAAAGAATAACAatgaagaaagagaaaaaaaaaaattaacaggaaaacaaaaaaaagactcATAACTCATTTTCACTCATAAATTCTCCAATCAGAGtcaaaatttgaatgtTTTCTCTCGCTCTCTCTGTCTGTTTCCGTTCCCCTCAATAGTTATACCGTAAGAGTTAAAAGCCGCCATAGTTGACTAATAACCTAATTGATCTTTTTCAgttcaaattcttcttccccTTCCaaaacttttctttttttttcctttcaaAACACAAACCATCATTATAACAACTTTAATGACCATAGATAGATCAGTGACAATAGGTGTTTTGGCTTTACAAGGTGCATTCCGAGAGCATATTGCATATTTCAAACATCTCATTGAATCAAACCCGGACGAATATGCAGTGTATGACTTTGATATAAAGGAAGTGAGAACAAAAGAAGATCTTGAATTGTGTGACTCATTGGTTATTCCTGGCGGAGAAAGCAGTTCCATGTCTTATATTGCCGAAAGAACCGAATTGTTACCACATCTTTACAAATTTGTTTCCGATGAATCCAAATCAGTTTGGGGGACTTGTGCtggattgatttttttgtccaaacaattaatcaatGGTATTGAGAATCAACGAGTTTTGGGTGCATTAGACATAGAAGTCAGTAGAAATGCATTTGGTAGACAGATTGATTCATTTGAGCAATCGCTCGATTTCAGTTCATTTATACCTGGTTGTACAGATTTCCCCACGGTGTTTATTAGGGCACCTGTTGTGaccaaaatattgaatcaaaagGATAGTCTAAAAGAAGGGGTAATAAGATCAAACAACTCATACCAGAATCAAGCACCCGTCAAAGTATTatattcattgaaaaactACGATGGAAAAGATCACGAATTGATAGTAGCCGTACAACAGGGTCATATTTTAGGTACTTCATTTCATCCAGAGCTAGCTGAGGATTACAGATTCCACAAATGGTTTCTTGATGAGTTTGTGATAAAGAAACTGAAACAATATATTGATAGAATAATATAATCTTGTATGTAtagtaagtaagtaagtagTAGAGAGAGAGTACTAAATCACAGTTGAAAAAACTTGACTCGTAATTAACACAAAAGAAATACAgacagaaaaagaaaaaccaaaaaaaaaaataataaaaaaaaaactctaATATCAAGTGTACAGAGTTTGTGATTGCCAGAATTtgcaaaatattttaaaataacAACGATGCAGCATCCAAGGATGTTCAATCAGACATCTACAAATGCAAAAAAACCTAATGGCTCAGATTCAAGTATAAAGGTTGCTAATCATTCTAACCAGAGACAAATGTCAGCCAATCACGCAAGTTTGACTATAGGTGGATCCAGAAACCCAATTAATCAACGACGATCAATGCTGACTAAAAACATTGGGAGTACTTTAATTGTAAGTCGACGGAATAACCATTACTTGGACATGAAAGAGGAAGACTCTAAAGAAAATCTCACCAAAATTATAAGcaacaatcaaaatgaaGAGGATACAGAAGTTTCAGTCAAAGTATCGGTTTGGTTTCATGAATTACGCGATTTTACCGAAGATATAATAATAGATGAGAATGTAATACCAACAGGGGTACAAGCAGGACAAGTTTTTGAACTTCAATCTTTGGATGAAGGTTCAAGCaaaaaatttgtatttACTGTTCAAAAGAGAAATCTACGGTCAGCAACTAATGATACCGATTACACAGAGGCACTGAAACCAAAACTACAAATCTCTTTAATGGCCAATCCATTTCAGAGACTTCTTGATTTAGCACCACGTAGCCAGgttcaattgaaaagattAGTCAAGTTAGAGTCAGTTACAGTTGATTCTGTTGAAATATTCATCAAAGATGTAAACTTATCTCGAGATGCAATGTGGAACTTTTCAGCCTCAATGATAGGGAATTGTGTATATATTGACCAAAGATTATTGTATCTAGGTAGCAGGGTCGGAGTTACCAAACACATTTACAAAAATGGGAAAAATGTCACCTCAGGATATGTTGAcaaaaataccaaaatCATTTAT
This genomic stretch from Candida albicans SC5314 chromosome 1, complete sequence harbors:
- the SNO1 gene encoding putative pyridoxal 5'-phosphate synthase (Protein with a predicted role in pyridoxine metabolism; stationary phase protein; regulated by Tup1, Efg1; Spider biofilm induced), producing MTIDRSVTIGVLALQGAFREHIAYFKHLIESNPDEYAVYDFDIKEVRTKEDLELCDSLVIPGGESSSMSYIAERTELLPHLYKFVSDESKSVWGTCAGLIFLSKQLINGIENQRVLGALDIEVSRNAFGRQIDSFEQSLDFSSFIPGCTDFPTVFIRAPVVTKILNQKDSLKEGVIRSNNSYQNQAPVKVLYSLKNYDGKDHELIVAVQQGHILGTSFHPELAEDYRFHKWFLDEFVIKKSKQYIDRII